A region from the Melioribacter roseus P3M-2 genome encodes:
- a CDS encoding FlgD immunoglobulin-like domain containing protein → MISKKYLSIVLMLIFLAGYAYPQNVLRLKPYDGTPESYLIAQIRADTTANGGIPEGRVYELEGGKIYLNTEVFYVEKDYTFHMRSSNDQKAIIYQYPTGTGDNPQNPPGYILRSRGGDIILEGIAITGYYEPADDPANGVFDQLYTVGGTFLRTDSEGASITLKNCIFSNIAGQVLRTNASTKTIRVEDCIFANLGALSTSNFGAGKGIDLRESTCDSLILINNTFVNYIDRPIRHYNFSNPLAGTGNIGYGLFDHNTFVNGMGFHGLLSLGNVGDEIVITNNLFVDAFAAGEDSTDATRTAEWANTGEQYANGNNRMAWIFAAPNDTTKWVVDHNYYAVTAAGQSFFDKYPEIGVGEPLSNYIKSALGSKAADAFKMIEDPGLTNVPDLMLGMMEYYVTVANKTKDTPNDYWDPATQDMDRRPLTYYVNEFDASYSSSSPAYTGAAKGFPAGDLNWFPELKELWLKGGTVGVADEPVIKNEFVLEQNYPNPFNPTTNIRYQLPKASNVTITVYNSLGQEVAKLVNNELQSAGTHTITWNGKDNYGNSVATGIYFYQLKSSDLVLTKKMILLK, encoded by the coding sequence ATGATATCCAAGAAATACCTGAGTATTGTACTGATGTTGATATTTCTTGCAGGGTATGCGTACCCGCAAAACGTATTACGCTTAAAGCCGTATGACGGCACGCCGGAGTCTTATTTGATAGCGCAGATCCGCGCCGATACGACTGCAAACGGCGGAATACCCGAAGGCAGAGTGTACGAATTAGAGGGGGGTAAGATTTATCTAAATACGGAAGTATTTTATGTAGAGAAAGATTATACGTTCCACATGAGGTCGTCGAACGACCAGAAAGCAATAATTTATCAGTATCCGACGGGAACGGGCGACAATCCACAAAATCCTCCGGGATATATCCTTCGTTCAAGAGGCGGAGATATAATACTTGAAGGTATAGCAATCACGGGTTATTATGAACCTGCCGACGATCCGGCAAACGGCGTATTTGATCAATTGTATACGGTAGGCGGAACATTCTTGAGGACGGACAGCGAAGGAGCCTCGATAACATTGAAGAATTGTATATTCTCGAATATAGCCGGTCAGGTATTGCGCACGAATGCATCGACTAAGACGATACGTGTGGAGGATTGTATATTTGCAAATTTAGGCGCTTTGTCGACATCTAATTTCGGAGCCGGGAAAGGCATCGATTTGCGTGAATCGACGTGCGATTCGTTGATATTGATAAACAATACGTTTGTAAATTATATCGACCGACCGATCCGTCACTATAATTTCAGTAATCCGTTGGCTGGAACGGGCAATATCGGTTACGGATTGTTTGACCATAATACGTTTGTCAACGGCATGGGCTTCCACGGATTATTGTCGTTGGGTAACGTAGGCGACGAGATAGTGATAACGAATAACTTGTTTGTCGATGCGTTTGCCGCAGGCGAGGACTCGACGGATGCTACGAGGACGGCAGAATGGGCAAATACGGGCGAGCAGTATGCCAATGGAAATAACCGTATGGCCTGGATATTTGCCGCTCCGAACGATACGACCAAATGGGTGGTGGATCATAACTATTATGCGGTAACGGCGGCTGGACAGTCGTTCTTCGATAAATATCCAGAAATCGGCGTAGGCGAGCCGTTGTCGAATTACATAAAGTCGGCATTGGGATCGAAAGCCGCCGATGCCTTTAAGATGATAGAGGACCCCGGATTGACGAACGTACCTGATTTGATGCTGGGAATGATGGAATATTATGTAACGGTAGCCAATAAGACAAAAGACACGCCGAATGATTATTGGGATCCTGCAACTCAGGATATGGACAGACGTCCGTTGACGTATTATGTGAATGAATTTGACGCGTCGTATTCGAGTTCGTCGCCGGCCTACACCGGAGCAGCCAAAGGTTTCCCCGCAGGCGACCTCAACTGGTTCCCCGAATTGAAAGAACTCTGGCTGAAAGGCGGAACGGTTGGCGTGGCTGACGAACCGGTAATCAAAAACGAATTCGTACTCGAACAAAATTACCCGAATCCGTTTAACCCGACCACGAATATTCGTTATCAATTGCCAAAGGCTTCGAATGTTACGATTACGGTTTACAATTCGCTCGGTCAGGAAGTGGCTAAATTGGTCAATAACGAATTGCAATCGGCAGGAACGCATACAATCACATGGAACGGCAAAGATAATTACGGAAATTCTGTCGCTACCGGAATATATTTCTATCAGTTGAAATCGAGCGACCTGGTTCTTACAAAGAAAATGATTCTTCTGAAGTAA
- a CDS encoding glycoside hydrolase family 27 protein has translation MNNFKKIFSIALITIVFFISGKLTAQKYEGLALTPPMGWNSWNKFACDIDETLIKEIADAIVESGMKDAGYIYVNLDDCWHGERDSLGFIHPDPERFPSGMKALADYIHSKGLKIGIYSCAGYKTCGGRPGSRGYEYQDALTYAKWGIDYLKYDWCNTEGLCAEGAYMTIRDAIRSAGRPMVLSICEWGDNQPWEWGKDVGHLWRTTGDITNCFDCFVDHGTWKSWGVTYILDMQEGLRQYAGPGHWNDPDMLEVGNGMSVNEDRAHFSMWCMLAAPLIAGNDIRNMSKETLEILTNKEAIAVDQDPLGIQGFKYSSEDSVEIWFKPLVNDEWAFCILNRNETDKEFVFDWQKEKVIDELFDKKLDTQNKTYRLRDLWKHEFVGTTDEPLKAVVPSHDVLMLRLVK, from the coding sequence ATGAATAATTTCAAAAAAATATTTTCGATAGCGCTAATTACAATAGTATTCTTTATCAGCGGGAAACTAACGGCTCAAAAATACGAGGGACTGGCGTTAACGCCTCCGATGGGCTGGAACAGCTGGAACAAGTTTGCGTGCGATATTGACGAAACACTTATTAAAGAAATAGCGGACGCTATAGTTGAATCGGGAATGAAAGACGCCGGTTATATTTATGTTAATCTGGACGACTGCTGGCACGGCGAAAGGGACAGTCTCGGATTTATCCATCCGGATCCGGAAAGATTCCCTTCGGGTATGAAAGCCCTTGCGGATTATATTCATTCTAAAGGATTAAAGATCGGCATCTATTCATGCGCAGGTTATAAAACATGCGGGGGCAGACCCGGAAGCAGGGGATATGAATATCAGGACGCGCTCACTTATGCTAAATGGGGTATCGATTATTTGAAATATGATTGGTGTAATACCGAAGGTCTCTGCGCCGAAGGAGCTTATATGACTATCAGGGATGCGATACGCTCCGCTGGAAGACCTATGGTGCTCAGCATATGCGAATGGGGCGACAATCAACCGTGGGAATGGGGAAAAGACGTAGGTCACCTATGGCGAACTACGGGCGATATTACAAATTGTTTTGATTGCTTTGTTGACCACGGAACATGGAAGTCGTGGGGCGTTACTTATATCCTCGATATGCAGGAAGGATTGAGACAGTATGCGGGACCCGGGCACTGGAACGACCCCGACATGCTGGAAGTTGGCAACGGTATGAGCGTTAATGAAGACCGGGCTCACTTTTCGATGTGGTGTATGCTGGCGGCGCCTTTAATTGCAGGCAACGATATTCGAAACATGTCGAAAGAAACTTTAGAAATATTGACAAACAAAGAAGCGATTGCCGTAGACCAGGATCCTCTCGGAATTCAAGGCTTCAAATATTCTTCGGAGGACAGCGTAGAAATCTGGTTTAAACCTCTAGTTAACGACGAATGGGCTTTCTGCATTTTGAATCGGAATGAAACGGACAAAGAATTTGTTTTTGACTGGCAAAAAGAGAAAGTGATTGACGAATTGTTCGACAAAAAACTCGATACGCAAAATAAAACATATCGCCTTAGAGATTTATGGAAACACGAATTTGTCGGAACTACAGACGAGCCGTTAAAAGCTGTGGTTCCGTCTCATGATGTTTTAATGCTTAGATTGGTAAAATAA
- a CDS encoding peptidase U32 family protein, producing the protein MIKKIELLSPAGNAEIGIAAVDCGADAVYIGAPKFGARKAAGTSIEDIKRLTEYAHPFGVNVFAAVNTLFYDEEIEEVRRLIFDLYDAGIDGIIFQDFGLLEMDLPPVKIIASTQTDNYHPERIRFIDSIGVDRIILARELSLRQIKEISQTTQAELEFFVHGALCVSFSGRCYISKALFDRSGNRGECAQFCRMAFDLLDENENPIIKNRYPLSLKDLNLSDYLKDLIDAGISSFKIEGRLKDVNYVKNVTAFYRNLLDEIIDNSDEIERASVGKSYADFVPAPEKSFNRGFTSFFINGKADRLASLSTPKSTGELIGKVIKSGEGFIKLNNKKDITTGDGLCYFDNEGNLNGFYVNKIANDSIFYDGNFVVPKNTDIYRNFDRLFEKKLELKTERKIDISFLISLDERSISIKAECEDGVSVSKKFEVEFTPPAKENAFIELLKKQFSKTGNTIYNVKNVGVDKGKISFLAISQINGFRRETLKELTKLRVEYHEKKRTSFFKPRYTNYYKKEIDYRENVVNRLAENFYIKCGAEKIERGLDYTEEFQNKPLMTSRYCILEEIGICRKTTGGNSKAYYLKNRNGKFELKFDCKNCLMEVYIR; encoded by the coding sequence ATGATTAAGAAGATCGAATTGTTGTCGCCAGCGGGCAATGCGGAAATCGGTATTGCGGCTGTCGATTGCGGCGCCGACGCCGTTTATATCGGAGCGCCTAAATTCGGAGCGCGCAAAGCAGCCGGCACTTCTATCGAAGATATCAAGCGCTTGACGGAATACGCTCATCCGTTCGGAGTTAACGTATTTGCCGCTGTTAACACGCTTTTTTATGACGAAGAAATCGAAGAGGTTCGCAGATTAATTTTCGATTTGTACGATGCCGGAATCGACGGAATCATTTTCCAGGATTTCGGTTTGCTGGAAATGGATCTCCCTCCGGTTAAAATAATTGCGTCGACACAAACGGATAATTACCACCCCGAAAGAATTCGATTTATCGACAGTATCGGAGTCGATCGAATCATTCTGGCGCGTGAACTCTCGTTGCGGCAAATTAAAGAGATAAGCCAAACAACTCAGGCGGAGCTCGAATTCTTTGTCCACGGAGCCCTCTGCGTAAGTTTCAGCGGAAGATGCTATATAAGCAAAGCTCTTTTCGACCGGAGCGGCAACAGGGGCGAGTGCGCTCAATTCTGTCGCATGGCATTCGACCTTCTGGATGAAAATGAAAATCCGATTATAAAAAACAGATACCCGCTGTCTCTGAAAGACCTGAATTTGTCGGATTATTTGAAGGATTTAATCGACGCGGGAATTTCATCTTTTAAGATAGAGGGCAGACTAAAAGACGTCAATTATGTGAAAAACGTTACGGCTTTTTATCGGAATCTGCTCGATGAAATAATTGATAATTCAGACGAAATTGAAAGGGCGTCCGTAGGAAAATCTTACGCCGATTTCGTGCCGGCTCCCGAAAAATCTTTCAATCGCGGTTTTACAAGTTTTTTTATAAACGGAAAAGCCGATAGACTGGCTTCGTTAAGTACGCCTAAATCGACAGGGGAATTAATCGGCAAAGTTATTAAATCAGGAGAGGGATTTATTAAGCTTAATAACAAAAAAGACATTACCACAGGGGACGGACTCTGTTATTTTGACAACGAGGGAAATTTGAACGGTTTTTATGTAAACAAAATTGCAAACGATTCTATTTTTTACGACGGCAATTTTGTCGTCCCTAAGAATACCGACATATACAGAAACTTCGACAGATTATTCGAAAAGAAACTCGAACTCAAAACCGAACGCAAAATAGATATCTCTTTTTTAATTTCTCTCGACGAGCGCTCAATTTCCATTAAAGCCGAATGCGAAGACGGCGTTAGCGTGTCTAAAAAATTCGAAGTTGAATTCACGCCTCCAGCAAAAGAAAACGCATTCATCGAATTGCTGAAAAAACAATTTTCAAAAACCGGGAATACAATATATAACGTAAAAAATGTAGGTGTCGATAAGGGAAAAATTTCATTCCTTGCAATCTCGCAAATCAACGGATTCCGGAGAGAGACGCTGAAGGAACTGACAAAATTGAGAGTCGAATATCACGAGAAAAAACGCACCTCTTTTTTTAAGCCGCGATATACGAATTATTATAAGAAGGAGATAGATTACAGAGAGAATGTAGTTAATCGGCTGGCGGAAAATTTCTACATAAAATGCGGAGCGGAAAAAATCGAACGGGGGCTCGATTATACCGAGGAATTTCAAAATAAACCTTTGATGACGTCCCGTTACTGCATTCTCGAAGAAATTGGAATTTGCAGAAAAACAACCGGCGGCAATTCAAAGGCTTATTACCTTAAAAACAGGAACGGCAAATTCGAACTGAAATTCGACTGTAAAAATTGTTTGATGGAAGTATACATAAGATAA
- a CDS encoding sodium-dependent bicarbonate transport family permease, with amino-acid sequence MENLVNPVILFFGFGILAGILKSDIRLPESIYEGLSIYLLLAIGLKGGVELSNSHLVDVIIPSIGTILLGVIIPIIAYFILHKIGKLDKINSAAIAAHYGSVSAVTFAVVITYAHSLNISYESYVNVLLVLMEVPAIIMGVYIAKKSKLNDNSNIKKLLHELFFSKSVYLLVAGLLIGYFSGEKQFGKISAVFVEPFYGALAFFLFEMGLIAASKLYSIKSVGFFLFGFAIIMPVLSSILGIFVAVLCGLSAGGTLIVATLAASSSYIAAPAAMRLTLPEANPTYYITASLAITFPFNIVFGIPLYHQMIKFIM; translated from the coding sequence ATGGAAAATTTAGTTAATCCCGTTATTCTTTTTTTTGGTTTCGGCATATTAGCAGGGATATTAAAATCCGACATAAGACTCCCCGAATCTATCTATGAGGGTTTAAGTATATATCTATTGCTGGCAATCGGTTTAAAAGGAGGCGTAGAATTATCCAATTCCCACCTTGTAGATGTAATCATACCTTCTATAGGTACGATATTATTGGGGGTGATTATTCCGATAATTGCCTACTTTATACTTCATAAAATAGGTAAGTTGGATAAAATAAATTCAGCGGCAATTGCCGCCCATTATGGCTCGGTAAGCGCTGTAACTTTTGCTGTTGTTATTACATATGCACACTCGCTCAACATTTCTTATGAAAGTTATGTTAATGTCCTTTTGGTTTTAATGGAAGTGCCGGCAATTATAATGGGCGTCTATATTGCAAAAAAATCAAAGTTAAATGACAATTCCAATATCAAAAAATTATTGCACGAATTATTTTTTAGTAAGTCAGTATACCTATTGGTGGCGGGGTTGTTGATCGGTTATTTTTCGGGAGAAAAGCAATTTGGCAAAATTTCGGCTGTGTTTGTTGAGCCGTTTTACGGAGCTTTAGCCTTTTTCCTCTTCGAAATGGGTCTTATTGCGGCGAGTAAGCTTTATTCTATTAAAAGCGTCGGTTTCTTTTTATTCGGATTCGCTATTATTATGCCTGTACTATCATCAATATTGGGTATATTTGTAGCCGTATTGTGCGGGCTCAGCGCAGGAGGCACTTTGATAGTCGCTACTTTAGCTGCCAGTTCATCATATATTGCGGCTCCTGCAGCGATGCGACTCACTCTGCCTGAAGCTAATCCCACTTACTATATTACGGCTTCTCTGGCTATAACTTTTCCGTTCAATATAGTCTTTGGTATTCCGCTTTATCATCAAATGATTAAATTTATTATGTAG
- a CDS encoding TonB-dependent receptor, whose protein sequence is MKLFNRLIIILFFAVNLYGQGNLKGVVTDSATAEPLIGANVFLMGTSLGSATNIDGEYHISRIPAGTYDVKISYVGYKPKIIQVTIQNNRTLVLDIPLVADVIEGTEVTITAQAVGQVAAINQQLSSNTIINVVSEEKIQELPDANAAESIGRLPGVSLIRSGGEANKVILRGLSGKYLSVTVDGVRLPATDALERGLDLSTISQSSLAGIELYKALTPDKDADAIAGSINLVTKKAPEVRDLRFVSKGGYNGIMDSFGQYDFSLKYGERFFDNFLGVQVNGNIERKIRSNESIDISYSTTGENQSDYFISDLDLEFTDEIRYRKGAGLILDINTPDEGNIKLNTNFSTTTRDYLVHSRNYPVTEASVSYIFRDREQTIDIFSSALTGENNLFGFNTSWGLSFARSKAYYPYDYEIRFVEPSSGGLSGMMSAPIIKSNPEALTNYAYNNFRAATLSEAYYYTQDNAEKEITAFLDLTRDYTITKSVTGTFKAGAKYRSKNRTNVNSRIYSPYYLGYWRAYEKLEDGSIVPKDFTGTYFEDFYQSYLENPNIGTISFNDFLDPSPNSKIILDDFNMNPLINRDKLRQWYALNKNGINQAGTNPEYHNDPSSEANTYDITESVTSGYAMNTLKIGRAITMILGARIEHESHDYSNKYSPRQIGGFPIPVGSTRDTSSTYEETIVLPHLHLNIAVTDFMNVRLAAYRALARPDFNMRLLSYFAWREAETGGDRILILGNPLLKTAKAWNFEINTSFYGNRIGLFSVSAFYKQIEDMYHMLNGISTVGDTLIHALGLNWSSPHRGNYDLYVPYNSPDDSKVWGFEVDHQINFTWLPGWLKNFVLSYNFSMVKSETSLIGSERDTTYVTDPILGIPLPKYEVVVRSYKQRLENQPEFFGNVSIGYDIGGFSGRLSLFHQSEYYRTYSPSGRSDRIVGAFTRLDLVLKQKITDNITVLCNINNLTNIKEENLLENREDGYKIPRSAERYGITVEAGIWLEL, encoded by the coding sequence ATGAAATTATTTAACCGCTTAATAATAATATTGTTTTTTGCAGTTAATTTATACGGACAGGGTAATTTAAAGGGGGTAGTAACGGATTCGGCAACGGCTGAACCGTTAATTGGCGCAAATGTTTTTTTGATGGGCACTTCACTCGGAAGCGCCACTAATATCGATGGTGAATATCATATTTCCAGAATCCCCGCAGGCACTTACGATGTCAAAATATCGTACGTGGGTTACAAACCGAAAATTATTCAAGTTACCATTCAAAACAATCGAACTCTCGTTCTGGATATACCGCTCGTTGCCGACGTGATTGAAGGTACCGAAGTTACTATTACTGCTCAGGCTGTCGGACAGGTGGCTGCTATAAACCAACAGCTATCCTCCAATACTATTATAAATGTTGTTTCGGAAGAAAAAATACAGGAGCTGCCCGACGCAAACGCGGCGGAATCGATCGGAAGATTGCCGGGCGTCTCTTTGATTCGTTCAGGTGGCGAAGCTAATAAAGTTATACTCCGCGGTTTGTCAGGCAAATATTTGAGCGTTACCGTCGACGGAGTAAGACTGCCGGCTACCGACGCTCTTGAACGCGGTCTCGATTTGAGCACCATTTCTCAAAGTTCGCTGGCGGGAATTGAACTTTATAAAGCTTTGACTCCCGATAAAGACGCAGACGCTATAGCCGGTAGTATTAATCTTGTAACGAAAAAAGCTCCCGAAGTAAGAGACCTCCGCTTTGTATCTAAAGGCGGATATAACGGAATTATGGATTCATTCGGGCAGTATGATTTCAGTCTCAAGTACGGCGAACGCTTTTTTGATAATTTCTTGGGCGTGCAGGTAAACGGCAATATCGAAAGAAAAATCCGTAGTAACGAAAGTATCGACATCAGCTATTCGACTACGGGCGAAAATCAATCGGATTATTTTATCAGCGACCTCGATCTGGAATTTACCGATGAGATCAGGTACAGAAAGGGCGCAGGACTAATTCTCGATATTAATACTCCGGACGAAGGAAATATTAAACTCAACACTAATTTCAGCACTACTACGCGAGATTATCTCGTCCACTCGCGTAATTATCCTGTTACGGAAGCTTCGGTATCTTATATTTTCAGAGACAGGGAACAAACAATCGACATCTTCAGCAGCGCATTGACCGGCGAAAACAATTTGTTCGGCTTTAATACGAGTTGGGGACTTTCGTTTGCGCGTTCAAAAGCATATTATCCTTACGATTATGAAATCCGTTTCGTAGAACCTTCCAGCGGAGGCTTGTCCGGTATGATGAGCGCTCCGATTATAAAATCCAATCCCGAAGCGCTTACAAATTACGCTTACAATAATTTCCGTGCGGCTACTCTTAGCGAGGCGTATTATTATACTCAGGATAACGCCGAAAAAGAAATAACGGCTTTTCTGGATTTAACCAGGGATTATACAATAACGAAATCTGTTACCGGAACTTTTAAGGCAGGCGCCAAATATCGCTCCAAAAACAGAACGAATGTAAATTCGAGAATCTATTCGCCTTATTATCTCGGTTACTGGCGTGCATACGAGAAGTTGGAAGACGGCTCGATTGTTCCGAAAGATTTTACAGGCACTTATTTCGAAGATTTTTATCAAAGCTACCTGGAAAATCCCAATATCGGAACAATTTCATTTAATGATTTTTTGGACCCGTCTCCAAATTCCAAAATTATTTTGGACGACTTTAATATGAATCCCTTAATTAACAGGGATAAGTTGAGACAATGGTACGCGCTCAATAAGAACGGTATCAATCAGGCCGGTACAAATCCCGAATATCATAACGATCCTTCGTCCGAAGCAAATACTTATGATATTACGGAATCTGTAACTTCCGGTTATGCCATGAATACTCTTAAAATCGGAAGAGCAATTACGATGATTTTAGGAGCGAGAATCGAGCACGAAAGTCATGATTATTCCAACAAATATTCGCCGCGCCAAATAGGCGGTTTCCCGATTCCGGTAGGTTCTACGAGAGATACAAGTTCTACATACGAAGAGACAATAGTTCTTCCACATTTGCATTTGAATATTGCCGTTACCGACTTTATGAACGTAAGGCTTGCCGCATACCGCGCTCTAGCACGTCCCGATTTTAACATGAGGTTATTATCCTACTTTGCATGGCGCGAAGCCGAAACTGGCGGAGATAGAATATTGATTCTCGGCAATCCGTTGCTCAAAACCGCCAAAGCGTGGAATTTCGAAATCAATACTTCTTTCTATGGCAACAGAATCGGACTTTTCTCCGTGTCGGCTTTTTATAAACAGATCGAAGATATGTATCACATGTTGAACGGTATATCGACGGTGGGGGACACTTTAATACACGCGCTCGGACTTAACTGGAGCTCGCCCCACAGAGGAAATTACGATTTGTACGTTCCGTATAATTCTCCGGATGATTCCAAAGTTTGGGGATTCGAAGTCGATCACCAGATTAATTTTACATGGCTGCCTGGATGGCTTAAGAACTTTGTTCTTAGCTACAACTTCTCGATGGTTAAGTCCGAAACATCTTTGATCGGCTCCGAACGGGATACAACTTACGTAACCGATCCGATTCTGGGAATTCCGTTGCCGAAATACGAAGTAGTAGTCAGATCTTATAAACAACGGTTGGAAAATCAACCCGAATTTTTCGGTAATGTTTCTATCGGTTATGATATAGGCGGATTTTCGGGACGTTTGTCCCTCTTCCATCAGTCCGAATATTACAGAACATATTCTCCCAGCGGGCGCTCGGACAGAATCGTAGGCGCTTTCACCCGTCTCGACCTTGTGCTGAAACAAAAGATTACAGATAACATAACCGTATTGTGTAATATCAATAACCTGACAAATATTAAAGAGGAAAACTTACTCGAAAACAGAGAAGACGGCTACAAAATACCGCGTTCCGCCGAACGCTACGGTATTACTGTGGAAGCCGGAATCTGGCTCGAATTATAA
- a CDS encoding LacI family DNA-binding transcriptional regulator, with protein MKNKAVTLSDIAKRLNVSTVTVSKALRNHPDISPETTNLVKQTAEQLGYIPNIMARNLSARKSNTIGLVVPKIAHFFFGSIIEYVYQIAFSKNYDIILTVSQENAEIEKRQIQTLLSMKVDGIIVSITQETKNYEIFELVKSRNVPIVFIDRIPEMENIHSVVVNDRGGAFKAIEHAIKLGYRKIGHFAGYTDINIGRERFMGYQEAMNKYGVEINPEWVIEGGFGEEYGYKSFMELYLKNNLPKLIFTVTYPVALGVYMAANEVGYRIPDDVDVICFGNARIQKFLSPPLSCVDQPTNLIAENAMNLIFDLIDKKTDESSKKIIVESELILRGTCISCNEK; from the coding sequence TTGAAAAACAAAGCCGTTACACTCAGCGACATAGCCAAGAGACTCAATGTTTCTACGGTTACGGTTTCTAAAGCTCTCAGAAATCACCCCGACATTTCTCCCGAAACCACTAATCTTGTTAAACAAACAGCGGAGCAGCTCGGGTATATTCCCAATATAATGGCTCGCAATCTTTCCGCCCGCAAATCGAACACTATCGGTCTGGTAGTTCCTAAAATTGCTCACTTTTTCTTCGGCTCGATAATCGAATATGTTTATCAAATTGCATTCTCTAAAAACTACGACATAATATTGACCGTTTCTCAGGAAAACGCGGAAATTGAAAAACGACAAATTCAAACTCTCCTTTCGATGAAGGTCGACGGCATAATCGTGTCGATAACTCAGGAAACGAAGAACTATGAAATTTTCGAACTTGTAAAAAGCAGAAACGTGCCGATTGTTTTCATCGACCGTATTCCCGAAATGGAAAACATCCATTCGGTTGTGGTAAACGACCGAGGAGGCGCTTTCAAAGCAATTGAACATGCAATTAAACTGGGTTACCGTAAGATCGGTCATTTTGCAGGTTATACCGATATTAATATCGGCAGGGAGCGTTTTATGGGTTATCAGGAAGCGATGAACAAATACGGCGTTGAGATTAATCCCGAGTGGGTCATCGAAGGCGGCTTCGGCGAAGAATACGGATATAAATCGTTTATGGAATTATATCTCAAAAACAACCTTCCTAAATTGATTTTCACTGTTACTTATCCCGTAGCGCTGGGCGTTTATATGGCTGCAAATGAAGTCGGTTACAGGATTCCGGACGACGTCGACGTTATTTGTTTTGGAAATGCGCGGATTCAAAAATTTTTATCGCCGCCGCTCAGTTGCGTCGACCAACCTACCAACTTGATAGCTGAAAATGCCATGAATCTTATTTTCGATTTAATCGACAAAAAAACGGATGAGTCTTCGAAAAAGATAATCGTCGAATCGGAATTAATTCTGAGAGGCACTTGTATAAGCTGTAACGAAAAATAA
- a CDS encoding DUF3240 family protein: MKEQKLVTIICEANLSKYLISNLKELKISGYTIVEASGEGKKGARGNDWEQSRNIRIEIACDDEKAKKIIEMVKKKYLESYAIFLYVHNISVLDDNSIN, from the coding sequence ATGAAAGAACAGAAATTAGTAACTATTATTTGCGAAGCCAATCTTTCTAAATATTTAATTAGTAATTTGAAAGAATTGAAAATAAGCGGCTATACAATAGTCGAAGCAAGCGGCGAAGGGAAAAAAGGAGCGCGGGGTAACGATTGGGAACAATCAAGAAATATACGCATCGAAATTGCCTGCGATGATGAAAAAGCAAAAAAAATTATAGAAATGGTAAAAAAGAAATATTTAGAATCGTATGCAATTTTCTTATATGTACATAATATCAGCGTTCTTGATGATAACAGTATTAACTGA